The DNA region TGCCGGAGTTCAAGCGCATGCAATTGCTGCGTCTGGTGCGGATCGCAACCGACGGATCGATCTCGCGCTCGGAAGCCATCGCGGCCGTGGACCAGTTGACCGATGACAATGTGCTGGAAGCCCTTGGGGGCAACCAGTACCGGATGCGTCGCGGGATCTGATCCCGCACAAATCACAAGCAAAAGGGCGCCGCAACGGGCGCCCTTTTCGTATGGTCAGCGTCCGGGCATTCAGGGACCGCTAATCCTCAGGCGCGTCGGGATCGGCCTTGCCCACGCCCAGAAACACAGCCTTGAGAGGAAACGCCCAGGCCATGCTGAAAATGACGCAAATGATCAGCTGTAGCCAGATGTTCCACCCCTCCAGCAAGCTGAGAATGTACCAGACGGCGGCGATATAGATGGGCAGGCCCACCGTCAGGATGAACAGCGACCACCGCTTTCGTGCCTTGTAACTCAGCGCCATTGCGGCCCCCGATAATTGGTCTCAATCCGCGAAGGGATCCGTCACGAGGATCGTGTCTTCCCGTTCGGGCGAGGTAGACAGTAGCGCCACGGGGCATTGGATCAACTCTTCGACGCGGCGGACGTATTTGATCGCGGCTGCAGGCAGATCCGCCCAGGACCGCGCGCCTTCCGTGCTGTCGGACCAGCCCGGCATCTCCTCATATATGGGTGTACATCGGGCCTGCTGATCGGCGGCGGTCGGCAAATAATCCAGGCGGGTTCCGTCCAGATCGTAGCCCACGCAGATCTTCAACGTCTCGAACCCGTCCAGCACGTCCAACTTTGTCAGGGAGATGCCCGTCACGCCGGAGGTGGCGCAGGTCTGGCGCACGAGGGCTGCATCGAACCAGCCACAGCGCCGCTTACGGCCGGTGGTTGTGCCAAATTCATGGCCACGCTCGCCCAGACGCTGACCATCGGCGTCCTCCAGCTCGGTCGGGAACGGCCCTTCGCCCACACGGGTGGTGTAGGCCTTCACGATGCCCAAGGTGTAGTCGATGGCGTTGGGGCCCAGGCCCACACCGGTCGCCGCCTGCCCCGCAATCACGTTGGACGACGTCACAAAGGGATAGGTGCCGAAATCAATATCCAAAAGCGCGCCTTGGGCCCCCTCAAACAGGATCCGCTTCCCGGCTTTCCGCTTTTCATTCAACACCTTCCAGACGGGGGCGGCGTATTGCAGGATCTGCGGTGCGATCTCGGTCAAGGCGTCAATCAGAGCGTTGCGGTCGATGGGATCAATGCCAAGGCCCCGGCGCAGCGGGTCGTGGTGTTGCAACGCGCGGTCGACATGCGCCTCCAGCGTCGCACGGTCCGCAAGGTCCGCAACCCGGACCGAGCGGCGGCCCACTTTATCCTCATAGGCGGGACCGATGCCGCGGCCCGTCGTGCCGATCTTGGTGCCGGATGACGCGGCCTCTTCCCGCGCACGATCCAGCTCTCCGTGAATGGGAAGGATCAGCGGCGTATTTTCGGCGATCATCAGCGTTTCGGGCGAAATATCGACGCCTTGGTCGCGGATCGTGGCGATTTCCTTGACCAGATGCCAGGGGTCCAGCACGACACCATTGCCGATCACCGACAGCTTGCCACCGCGCACAACCCCCGAGGGCAGCGCGTGCAACTTGAAGACTTCACCGTCGATGACGAGGGTGTGGCCCGCATTGTGACCACCTTGGAACCGGGCAATCACATCGGCACGTTCACTGAGCCAATCGACGATCTTGCCCTTCCCCTCGTCACCCCATTGCGCACCGACGACGACGACATTTGCCATGTGTTTTCCCTCAGGTAGTTTGCGAAACCCGCCCGGGGCATAGCGGGCAGGGCCTCGGGAGGAAACCGGAAACCACCCGAACGCGCGCATTTTTCAACGTCGACGCGCGTGTGTATTTACACATCATCAATGATTTTGGCGCAAAGCTGCCGCCGATTGCGCCAATGGGCGTCGTGTGGGATAAGTACGCAGCACGCAGATTGAGGGCTCAGAGCTTTGTTCGTGTGGGTTGCCCTTGCGGCCCCCTGTCGCATCTCATATGTGAGGCGCGAACCAACGGTCTGGTCGATGAAATAGGTCCGAAGCATGGAAAACGTCATCCTCGTCATTCACTTGATCCTGGCGATCTGCCTGATCGGTGTCGTGCTGTTGCAGCGCTCTGAAGGGGGCGGTCTGGGCATGGGCGGCGGTGGAGGCGGCGGTGGCGGTGTCATGACCGGGCGCCAGGCCGCGACGGCCCTTGGCAAGCTGACATGGTTTTTCGCAGTCGCGTTTCTGGCGACGTCGATCACGCTGACGGTCATCGCGGCGCAAAACTCGGCCGGGTCCTCACTGTTGGATGACCTGGGTGGTTTGCCGGCCGTGGAAGGCGACGCGGACAGCGCCCTGCCCCCCATCGACTCAATGCTGCCGCCGATTGGCACCGACGGACCGGCGCTGCCACCCGTTTCTGAGTAAGATCTCTTAACCCCTTCGCTCTACTCGATTTTGTAAGAGCCTTGGGGTTATCCACATTATATTGCGTCGAACTGTGGGCCTGACCTTGTGCGCTGGCCCCGAATCCGGGTACTCTCAAATCCCGTGATAATAGCAATGATGGACCGGCCCCGGACGGCCCCACCATCCGCACGGGAGGTTTTCAGGCATGGCGCGTTTTATTTTCATCACCGGTGGTGTCGTCTCATCGCTCGGCAAAGGCCTAGCGTCCGCCGCACTGGGTGCGTTGTTGCAAGCGCGCGGATTTTCGGTGCGGTTGCGCAAGCTAGACCCTTACCTGAACGTGGATCCCGGCACGATGTCGCCCTTTGAGCATGGAGAGGTGTTTGTCACCGACGATGGGGCGGAAACCGACCTCGACCTCGGCCACTATGAGCGGTTCACGGGCGTGCCCGCCAGCAAGACGGATTCCATCTCATCGGGCCGGATCTACACCAATGTGTTGGAGAAGGAGCGGCGCGGAGATTATCTGGGCAAGACCATTCAGGTCATTCCCCACGTCACCAATGAGATCAAGGATTTCATCAACATAGGCGAAGACGATGTCGACTTCATGCTGTGCGAAATCGGCGGCACGGTCGGTGATATCGAAGGCCTGCCGTTTTTTGAGGCGATCCGGCAGTTCAGCCAGGACAAAGCGCGCGGGCAGTGTATTTTCATGCACCTCACGCTGTTGCCCTTCATCAAGGCGAGCGGGGAGCTGAAGACCAAGCCGACCCAGCACAGTGTCAAGGAACTCCGCTCCATCGGGCTGGCGCCTGACATCCTTGTGTGCCGGTCCGAGGGCCCGATCCCGGAAAAAGAGCGCGAGAAACTGGCGCTGTTCTGCAACGTGCGCCCTGATTCCGTAATCGCGGCGCAGGACTTGTCGTCGATCTATACCGCGCCGCTGGCCTACCACCGTGAGGGCCTTGATCAAGCCGTGCTCGATGCGTTTGGCATCACCCCTGCCCCGAAACCCAACCTCAGCATCTGGGAGGATGTGGCCGATCGGATCAACAACCCGGAGGGCGTCGTAAAGGTCGCGATCGTCGGCAAATATACGCAGTTGGAGGACGCCTACAAATCCATCGCCGAAGCGCTGACCCACGGCGGCATGGCGAACCGTGTGAAGGTGGAAATCGAATGGGTCGACGCCGAGACGTTCGAGCGCGAAGACCCGGCCCCGCATCTGCAAGGCTTCCACGCGATCCTGGTCCCGGGCGGGTTCGGAGAGCGCGGGACGGAAGGTAAAATCAAGGCGGCCGAATTCGCGCGGACCCGGAAAGTCCCGTATCTGGGGATCTGCCTTGGTATGCAGATGGCGGTGATTGAGGCGGCGCGCAATCTGGCGCAACTGGACGATGCCGGATCCGAGGAATTCGATCACGAAGCGGGTAAAAAGCGTTTCACACCCGTTGTTTACCATCTGAAAGAATGGGTGCAGGGCAATCACAAGGTTGAGCGCAAAGTCGGTGACGACAAGGGCGGAACCATGCGTCTGGGGGCCTATGACGCCGTGTTGACCGAAGGCTCCCGCGTGGCCGAGGCCTACGGGACGACGGCGATTGAGGAACGGCACCGCCACCGCTACGAGGTCGACACGAAATACCGGGACGCGTTGGAGGAGAAGGGCCTGATCTTCTCGGGCATGTCACCCGACGGGGCATTGCCCGAGATCGTGGAGGTCAAGGATCATCCCTGGTTCATCGGCGTTCAATTCCACCCCGAACTGAAGTCCAAGCCCTTTGAGCCACACCCCCTGTTTCGCGATTTCGTGCGCGCGGCAAAAGAGAATTCGCGCCTCGTCTGAGCGCGGGAATTCGGGCCGTCTTAACGAATCCTCAACCCTTCGCGATGAGTATGGGGTGAATGTGCCACATCTTTGCCGCAATTGATCACTCGGTGGCGGCACCTCCCTTTTCTGAGATGGGGCAAGGGGCTATAAACACATAAAGGGCGGATTCGAGCATCGCCCATCGCAAAAGGACAGGTCATGCGCCGCACAGTTTACGCCATCGCCCTCGCCACAGCCGTCTCGGCGACTGGCGCGGCCGCACAAGATGCCAGCCAGTGGACCGGCTTCTACGCGGGCTTCGCGACGAATATCATCTCTCCTGAGTTTGACAATTCGACCGCGACAACGCCCTTGCAGGAAGGCACCGGATTTGGGGCCTATGGCGGATACAACTACGCTTTCGGCGATAATTTCGTTGTCGGTGCAGAGCTTGGGTTCAGCGGCCCCGCCACATTCCAGACCACGTT from Jannaschia sp. CCS1 includes:
- a CDS encoding DUF2842 domain-containing protein, coding for MALSYKARKRWSLFILTVGLPIYIAAVWYILSLLEGWNIWLQLIICVIFSMAWAFPLKAVFLGVGKADPDAPED
- a CDS encoding adenylosuccinate synthase, whose amino-acid sequence is MANVVVVGAQWGDEGKGKIVDWLSERADVIARFQGGHNAGHTLVIDGEVFKLHALPSGVVRGGKLSVIGNGVVLDPWHLVKEIATIRDQGVDISPETLMIAENTPLILPIHGELDRAREEAASSGTKIGTTGRGIGPAYEDKVGRRSVRVADLADRATLEAHVDRALQHHDPLRRGLGIDPIDRNALIDALTEIAPQILQYAAPVWKVLNEKRKAGKRILFEGAQGALLDIDFGTYPFVTSSNVIAGQAATGVGLGPNAIDYTLGIVKAYTTRVGEGPFPTELEDADGQRLGERGHEFGTTTGRKRRCGWFDAALVRQTCATSGVTGISLTKLDVLDGFETLKICVGYDLDGTRLDYLPTAADQQARCTPIYEEMPGWSDSTEGARSWADLPAAAIKYVRRVEELIQCPVALLSTSPEREDTILVTDPFAD
- the secG gene encoding preprotein translocase subunit SecG, producing the protein MENVILVIHLILAICLIGVVLLQRSEGGGLGMGGGGGGGGGVMTGRQAATALGKLTWFFAVAFLATSITLTVIAAQNSAGSSLLDDLGGLPAVEGDADSALPPIDSMLPPIGTDGPALPPVSE
- a CDS encoding CTP synthase gives rise to the protein MARFIFITGGVVSSLGKGLASAALGALLQARGFSVRLRKLDPYLNVDPGTMSPFEHGEVFVTDDGAETDLDLGHYERFTGVPASKTDSISSGRIYTNVLEKERRGDYLGKTIQVIPHVTNEIKDFINIGEDDVDFMLCEIGGTVGDIEGLPFFEAIRQFSQDKARGQCIFMHLTLLPFIKASGELKTKPTQHSVKELRSIGLAPDILVCRSEGPIPEKEREKLALFCNVRPDSVIAAQDLSSIYTAPLAYHREGLDQAVLDAFGITPAPKPNLSIWEDVADRINNPEGVVKVAIVGKYTQLEDAYKSIAEALTHGGMANRVKVEIEWVDAETFEREDPAPHLQGFHAILVPGGFGERGTEGKIKAAEFARTRKVPYLGICLGMQMAVIEAARNLAQLDDAGSEEFDHEAGKKRFTPVVYHLKEWVQGNHKVERKVGDDKGGTMRLGAYDAVLTEGSRVAEAYGTTAIEERHRHRYEVDTKYRDALEEKGLIFSGMSPDGALPEIVEVKDHPWFIGVQFHPELKSKPFEPHPLFRDFVRAAKENSRLV